GAGGCGGGCGGCTCCATCACCGGCGAGCACGGCGTGGGCGTGGACAAGGCCTGCCACATGCCGGAGATGTTCACGCCGGCCGACCTGGAGACGATGGACCGCTTCCGCCGCGCGTTCGACCCCGACGGCATCGCCAACCCCGAGAAGCTGCTGCCCACGCCGCGCCTGTGCGGGGAGCGGCCGGGCGTCCGCACGCAGGAGCACCCGCTGGTCGCCTCGGGCGAGGCCGAGCTGTTCTGACCCGGCACGTCATGCGAAGGAGCGTGGACGGATGAGCGAGGTGACGAGCGGACCCGCGGTCCCCCGGCAGGGAGGGGGAGCCGAGGCGCTCACCGATGACCTGCGCCGGTCCGGGGCGCGACCGCGGCCGGGCACGGCGGCCGACACCGTGGGCGGGGCCGTCCCCGGCCACGTGGCCGCGCCCCCCGACGCCGCGGCGGCCGCGGACCTGCTGGCCGCCGCCGCCGACCACGGGCTCACCGTGGCCGCGCGCGGCCACGGGACCAAGGCCGACTGGGGCGGCCGGCTGCGCGGCTGCGACCTGCTGGTCGACACCGGTGCCCTGACCGGGATCGAGCACGCGGCCGGCGACCTGGTGGTCCGCGCGGGCGCGGGCGTGGCCCTGGACGACCTCGGCACGGTGCTGGCCGAGGCGGACCAGCGGCTGACGGTGGACCACGTGGTGCCCGGTTCGACGGTCGGCGGCGTGGTGGCGACGGGGCTGTCGGGGCCGCGCCGGTTCCTGCACGGCCCGGTCCGCGACCTGATCATCGGCATGTCGGTGGTGCGTGCCGACGGCGTCGCCGCCAAGTCCGGCGGCGTGGTGGTGAAGAACGTCGCAGGCTATGACCTGGCGAAGCTGCACACCGGCGCGTTCGGCACCCTCGGCCTGATCACCTCGGTGACGTTCCGGCTGCATCCGGTCCCGCCGGCCGTGCGCATCGTGCGGGCCGCGACCGCAGACCCCGCCGCGGCGGGCGCGTGGCTGCGGGCGGTCCTGCACTCCCAGGCGTCCCCGGCGGCCGTCGAGCTCGACTGGCCCGCCGAGGGACCGCTGACGCTGCAGGTGCTGCTGGAGGGCGCGAGCGGGGGGATCGACTCCCGCACGGCGGAGATCGCCTCACTGCTGGACCGTGCGCACTCCGACGACGCGGTGCCGCGGGAGTGGGGCTCGCTGCCCGGCGACCCCGGCGACACCCTGGTCAAGGTCGCCGTTCCGATCTCGCGGGTGCTCGGTGCCGCCGCCGCGCTGCGCTCGGCGGGCGAGGCGGCGGCGGTACCGGTCGGGATCCGGGGATCGGCCGGCTGCGGCGTGCTGTACGCCGCGCTGCCGGCCGGGGCCGATCCCGGCGACGTCGCTCGGCTGCTCGCCCGCGCCAGGAGCGAGGTGGCCGACGGATCGGTGACCGTCGTCCGCGCGGCGCCCCCGATCCACGACAGCGGCGTCGACCTGTGGGGCGAGGTCCCCGGGCTGGCGCTGATGCGTGCGATCAAGGACCGTTTCGACCCCGGCGGCCGCATGTCCCCGGGCCGTTTGACGGATGGGATCTGAGGAACAGTGACCGACATCTCACCGCCGCCTCCCTCCGACGGGACCGGCGGGACCGACGGGACCGAGCCGCAGGCCCGCTCCTTCGGCGACCTGCTCGACGACTGCGTGCACTGCGGGTTCTGCCTGCCGAGCTGCCCCACCTACGTGCTGTGGGGGGAGGAGATGGACTCCCCGCGCGGGCGGATCCACCTCATGGCCCAGGCGCACGAGGACGTGCTCACCGACAGCGCGGTCCAGCACTTCGATCAATGCCTGGGCTGCCTGGCGTGCGTGAGCGCCTGCCCCTCCGGGGTGCGCTACGACTCCCTGATCGAGACCACCAGGGCCAAGGTGGAGCGGGAGCACGAGCGCGGTGTCGGCGAGCGGCTGCTGCGCGCGGCGGTCTTCGCGCTGTTCCCCCACCGCGGGCGGTTGGAACTGCTGCGCGGACCGCTGCGCGCCTACCAGGCGAGCGGCGCGTCGGCGCTGGTCCGCCGCAGCGGCGTGCTGGACCGCCTCTCGCCGACGCTGGCGACGATGGAGCGGGTCGCGCCGCCGATACGCCGGACGCCGGCCCTGCCCGAACTGGTGCCCGCCGTGGGTCGGCGGCGCGCGGTCGTGGGGATGCTCACCGGATGCGTGCAGGGCGCGTTCTTCCCGCACGTCAACACCGCGACCGCCCGGGTGCTCGCCAGCGAGGGCGCCGACGTGGTCGTCCCGCCCTCCCAGGGGTGCTGCGGGGCGCTGTCGGCGCACTCGGGCCGCGCCGAGGAGGCCGCCCGCTTCGCCCGCGCGACGATCGAGGCCTTCGAGCGGGCCGGTGTGGAGGCGATCGTGGTCAACTCCGCCGGGTGCGGCAGCACGATGAAGCACTACGGCCAGGTGCTCGCCGAGGTGTCGGCCGGGCGGGAGTGGGAGCGGCGCGCCGAGGCCCTCGGCGCGAAGGTCGTGGACCTCACCGAGTTCCTCACGGAGCTGGGCCCGGTGGCCGAGCGCCGTCCCCTGCCGCTGCGCGCCGCCTACCACGACGCCTGCCACCTCTCGCACGGCCAGGGCGTCACGCGCCAACCGCGCGAGCTGCTGCGCGACATCCCCGGCCTGGAGGTCGCCGACCTGCCCAACGCCGACATCTGCTGCGGCTCGGCCGGCGTGTACAACCTGTTCCAGCCCGAGGCGGCCCGCGAACTGGGCGAGCGCAAGAGCGCCGACGTGCGCTCCACCGACGCCGAGCTGCTGGTGGCCGGCAACCCCGGCTGCTCCCTGCAGATCGCCTCGGCGATGGAGCGCGGCGGCCGCACCATCGCGGTCGCCCACACCGCCCAGGTCCTGGACGCATCGATCCGGGGGCTGCCGCCGTCGGCGCTGCTCGGCGGCTGAACCGCCGACCGGGGCCCGCGTCCTTTCCGGCCGGGCGCCGGTCTCAGCCGGTGAAGCCGATGTCGGCGTAGTCGAGCCTGCCGAAGCCGGGGGCGCCGATGTTGGCGAGGGAGCCGCGCACCGCGACCAGTTCCGGGCGCTGGTAGAGCGGGAGGGTGTGGCCGGCCTCCCAGAGCAGGCGGTCGGCCTCGTTGATGTGCTCGATCGCCTCGGAGGGGTCCAGGCTCTCCATGGCATCGGTCATGGCCGCGTCGATCTCGGGCGAGCCGATGCGGCCGACGTTGCCGCGCCACTGGGGCGCTTCTTCGTCGTCGACGGTGGCGTCCGACCACTGCAGCAGGGACTGCGAGACCGGGAAGCCGCTGCCGTTGTTGACGAAGGAGACCATGTCGTAGTTGCCCGGCACGATGTAGTCGCTGAACAGATGGTCGCCGGGCACACTCTCGATCTCGACCCCGATCCCGACCTCGCCCAGCATCGCCTGCACCAGCTCGGCCTCGTTGAGCGCCGGGGCGTAGCCCTGAGGCACGGTGAAGCGGAGGGCGAGCGGTTCCCCGTCCTTGGTCCGCACGGCGTCGGCGCCTTCGCCCTCCAGCGCCCAGCCGGCCTCCTCCAGCAGTTCGGCCGCGCGCTCGGGGTCGTGCTCCCCCCAGGCGCCGCTGTTGTCCGCGTAGCCCTCCTGGTTGGCGAGCAGGAAGTGGTTGTCGAGCACGTTGGGCGACCAGTTCATGGCGCTGAACGCCGACTCGGCGATGGCCCGCCGGTCGATGGCGAGGAAGATCGCGTGCCGGACGTCGACGTCGGAGAGACCGGGGCTCTGCCCGTTGAGCGTGATGTGCCGGTAGTCGGGGGCGAGGGCCGCGCGGATCTCCCCGTCGGAGGCGCCGCTGATCCGCTCGTAGGAGCCGGGGTCGATGGGCATCGTGTAGACGTCGATGCCGCCGTCCAGGAAGGCGGCGTCCAGCGCCTCGGGGGCCAGCGAGCGGTAGATGATCCGGTCGAGTCTGGCCGGCGCGCCCCACCAGTCGTCGTTGCGGACCAGGGTGATCGTCTGGGCGGTGCGGTCGATGCCGCCGACCTCGAAGGGGCCGGCCGTCACCGGTATGTCGCCGGCGTAGCCCTCGTTGAAGCCCTCCGGGGTTTCGGTGTAGTCGGCGGGCAGCAGCAGGCGGAACAGCGAGGCGTAGTCGGCGAAGGGCCGCTCGAAGGTGATGACCACCTCGAACTCGCTGCGGCCCGGGGAGACGTCGGAGATCCGCTCGTATCCGGCCTCGCCGAGGATCTGGTGGCCGGAGTTCTCACCGGCCAGCGCACCGACCATGGCCGCGTAGTCGTACCAGGTGATCGGGTCGCCGGTGGACCAGCGCGCGTCGGGGTTGAGCCGCAGCGTCACGGTCTGCTCCGGCTCGGTCTGCACGGCGACCTCCTCGACGTAGTCGGGGTCGGGGTGGGCCTGTCCCTCGGCGTCGGTGCGGAACGGGGAGGGCAGCAGCCCGTCGAGCACGGTCTCGACGGTCCCCAGGTTGCCGTTGGCGTGGTGCGGGTTCCACTGGCCGGGGAACTCGTTGATGCCCCACCGCAGCGTGCCGCCGTCGGCGAGGTCCTCCCTGGCGACCGGCTTGGTCGCCGAGGGCGGCAGATCGGTGAGATCGGACTGGGGATGCGTCTGCGCGTCGCTCTGGCATCCGGTCGCGGCGACGGCCACTGCCAATGCCGAAACCCAGGCGAGGCACCTCCGGACATTGCCCACTCGCACCCGTCCCCCAATGCTGTGGTGCCTCCGGCGATGTACCGGCCACGGAGGACGTGGCCGGGCACCGGCCCGAGGGTAACGCGTCGCGATCAGCCGACCTAAACGCACTATTGGAACAATTGGGAAATAATACTGTGCCCGCGGACGCCCGGAGGAGGATGCGTGCACCGAATCGGCCCGGATTTCGGCTGCGCGCCGGGCTAACCGACGCGTATCCGCGGATCGAGCAGGTAGTGCGCCACATCCACGACCAGCGCGGCCGCGACCACGCACAGCGCGCTGAAGCAGCAGACCGCCGTGACCGCGTTGACGTCACCCCGGCCGACCGAGTCGAGCAGGAACTCCCCCACGCCGTGCCAGCCGAACACCTTCTCGGTGAAGACGGCCCCGGTGAAGAGCGCGGCGAAGGAGTAGCCGAAGTAGGTGACCGCGGGGATCAGCGCCGTTCGCAGGGCGTGCCTGACGAGAGCGGCGCGGCGGGTGAGCCCCTTGGCCCGGGCGGTACGCACGAAGTCGGCGCCGACCTGGTCGAGCATGAGGTTTCGCTGGTAGCGACTGTAGATGGCGATCTGCGGCAGCGCCAGGGTCAACGTCGGCAGGACCAGATGCTGGGCTCGATTGGCCAGTCCGGCCCAGAACCCGTCGGTCAGTCCCGGGGTGAACTCCCCGGTCGTGCGGAACACGTCGACCCCGGCGGCCTGATTGGCCCACAGCGCGGCGGTCTGCAGCGACACCGCGATGACCACGGTCGGGATCGAGATCACCGCGATCGCACCGACCGCGGAGACCCGGTCCACCGCGCCGCGTTGACGGCTGCCCGCCCACGCCCCCAGCAGTATCCCGGTGACGCTGCCCGCGGTGACGCCGATGGCCAGCAGCCGCAGGCTCACCCCGACGCGCCGAAGCATCTCCTCGTTGACCGACCGGCCGTCCCAGGTGCGGCCGAAGTCCCCGGCCAGGACATCGGCGGCCCAGGTGACGTAGCGCTCGGAGAGGGGGACCCGGTCGTTGAGGTTGTACCGGTCGAGGACAGCGTCCACGACGTGCGGCGGCGGGGGCGGCTGCTGCCCCTCGTAGTTGCTCCTCGGATCGAGGGCCGAGGCCGCGAGCAGGTAGGCGAGGCTGCAGACGGTGACCAGCAGCAGCGCGTGCCCCGCCAGCCTGCGCAGGAGGAATCGGCCCACTGCGCCCCCTCGCCTTTCGGATCAGCCGGACAGGAGCGCTGACCGGACCTCGCCCTCGGCCACGATGACGGCGGGTCCCCGCAGGCGGGCCCCCTCGGCGTCGAGAATCACGGTGCACTCGCCGCCCGGGACGCGGACCCGCCAGGTGGCGCCGCGCTCCTCGGGGGTCGCCGCGGCGGCCGCGGCGACGATGCCGGTGCCGCACGACCGGGTCTCCCCCGCTCCGCGCTCGTACACCCGCATCTCCAGCACGTCCGGCCCGACCTCGTGGAAGACCTCGACGTTGGCGCCGTCGGGGAAGGCGGCCGGGTCGAGCTCCGGCTGCGCGGTCAGGTCGATCTCGGCGACCGGGCGGTCCACCCGGCAGGCCAGGTGCGGATTGCCCACCGAGATCCGTCGGCCGTGCACGACGTCGCGCGCCAGCACCGCCGACCCCTCGCCCAGCGCCGTGACGGGCCCCATGTCAACGGTGATGTCGCCGTCGTCCTCCACGGTGACGCGCCGCGCTCCGGCGCGGGTGCCGACACCGAACGCGTGCTCGGCGAGGTGGCCGGAGTCGATCAGGTAGCGCGCGAACACCCGCACGCCGTTGCCGCACATCTCGGCGACGCTGCCGTCGGCGTTGCGGTAGTCCATGAACCACTCGCAGGACTCGGCGGTCGCGGCCCCCTCGGGGAGCGGCTCGCCGAGCGCCTTGGTCCGCACCACGCGCAGGACGCCGTCTCCGCCGATGCCGGCGCGGCGGTCGCACAGCGCGGCGACCCGGGCGGGGGTGAGATCCAGCGCACCATCGGGATCCGGGAGGATCACGAAGTCGTTCTCGGTGCCGTGGCCTTTGGCGAAGCGCATGCTGATCATCCTAGATCGTTGTCGGGGGAAGGTGGGGACTGTTTCCAGGCCCTGCCGGACCCGTGGTGACCTGATGAGGCTGTTGCCGGACGCTTCGCACCCGACGACGGCCTTCCCACGTCATGCGGCCCTGCATGGAGGACCGCGGCCGCAGCTCTCCGACTCCGGTCAGCGATCCGGGAGAACCGGACGCTCAGGTACGTGCTCGCCGGGCCGCGCACGTCCGGGCACGGCCGCCGCGCTGCCACACTGGAGGGGTGAGCAGAGTGATCGCGGTCGTCGGGGCGACCGCAGCGGGCAAGTCCGACCTGGGTGTCGATCTGGCGCTGCGGCTCGGCGCCGAAGGCGTCACGGGCGAGATCATCAACGCCGACTCCATGCAGCTCTACCGCGGCATGGACATCGGCACCGCGAAACTCACCGTGGCCGAGCGGCGCGGAGTCGTCCACCACCTGCTCGACATCTGGGACGTCAACGAGACGGCCAACGTCGCCGCCTACCAGCGCATGTCCCGCGCCCTCATCGACGGTCTGCGCACCGCCGAGCACGTTCCGGTCCTGGTCGGCGGCTCCGGCCTGTACGTCCGCGCGGCACTGGACAACCTGGACTTCCCCGGGACCGATCCGGTCCTGCGGGACCGGCTGGAGGCCGAGCTCGCCCGGGTGGGGCCGGATCCGCTGCACGCGCGGCTGGCCGAGCGCGACCCCGCCGCGGCCGATGCGATCCTGGCGAGCAACGGTCGGCGCATCGTGCGGGCGCTGGAGGTCATCGAGCTGACCGGTCGGCCGTTCACCGCGACCATGCCGGAGCACGTCTCCCGCTATCCGTGCGTGCAGATCGGCCTGGAGGTGCCCCGGCCCGAGCTGGACGACCGGATCGAACGCCGCGTCGAGCACATGTGGGCGGCGGGCCTCGTCGACGAGGTGCGCGCGCTGGAGAAGGCCGGGCTGCGCGAGGGCAGGACCGCGTCGCGGGCGCTGGGGTACGCGCAGGTGCTGGACCTGCTCGCCGGGGAGTGCGACGAGGCGACCGCGAAGGCCGAGACCGTCCGGGCCACGCGCCGCTTCGCGCGGCGGCAGGAGTCGTGGTTCCGCCGCGATCCGCGGGTGCACTGGCTGCCCTACGACGCCCCCGACCTGCTCGACCGGGCGATGGCGCTGGTCGAATCCGACCCCGGCGGCCCGCTCGCGGACTGAGGCCCCGTCGACGCCCGCACAGCGGCCTGCCGGATGTCACACGGACATGCTCATCCCCGCCTCCTCCGCCGCCTTCGAGACCGCCTTGGCCTCCTCGTCGGACAACCGGAAGGAGGCCCTCAACGACAGCGGTCGAGCCGGCGTGAGATCGACCTCCTCCCCAGTCCCCCAGGAGCTCGGACTCGTCATGCTGTGCGTAGAGCTCCTCGGCCGCGGCCTTCGTGGCGTGTTCGTCCTTCATCAGATCCTTCAAGCCGCAATAGGGCAAGCCGTTCCGTCCTCAACCAGGTCGAAG
This sequence is a window from Spinactinospora alkalitolerans. Protein-coding genes within it:
- a CDS encoding FAD-binding oxidoreductase, yielding MSEVTSGPAVPRQGGGAEALTDDLRRSGARPRPGTAADTVGGAVPGHVAAPPDAAAAADLLAAAADHGLTVAARGHGTKADWGGRLRGCDLLVDTGALTGIEHAAGDLVVRAGAGVALDDLGTVLAEADQRLTVDHVVPGSTVGGVVATGLSGPRRFLHGPVRDLIIGMSVVRADGVAAKSGGVVVKNVAGYDLAKLHTGAFGTLGLITSVTFRLHPVPPAVRIVRAATADPAAAGAWLRAVLHSQASPAAVELDWPAEGPLTLQVLLEGASGGIDSRTAEIASLLDRAHSDDAVPREWGSLPGDPGDTLVKVAVPISRVLGAAAALRSAGEAAAVPVGIRGSAGCGVLYAALPAGADPGDVARLLARARSEVADGSVTVVRAAPPIHDSGVDLWGEVPGLALMRAIKDRFDPGGRMSPGRLTDGI
- a CDS encoding (Fe-S)-binding protein; translated protein: MSPPPPSDGTGGTDGTEPQARSFGDLLDDCVHCGFCLPSCPTYVLWGEEMDSPRGRIHLMAQAHEDVLTDSAVQHFDQCLGCLACVSACPSGVRYDSLIETTRAKVEREHERGVGERLLRAAVFALFPHRGRLELLRGPLRAYQASGASALVRRSGVLDRLSPTLATMERVAPPIRRTPALPELVPAVGRRRAVVGMLTGCVQGAFFPHVNTATARVLASEGADVVVPPSQGCCGALSAHSGRAEEAARFARATIEAFERAGVEAIVVNSAGCGSTMKHYGQVLAEVSAGREWERRAEALGAKVVDLTEFLTELGPVAERRPLPLRAAYHDACHLSHGQGVTRQPRELLRDIPGLEVADLPNADICCGSAGVYNLFQPEAARELGERKSADVRSTDAELLVAGNPGCSLQIASAMERGGRTIAVAHTAQVLDASIRGLPPSALLGG
- a CDS encoding ABC transporter family substrate-binding protein, whose product is MAVAATGCQSDAQTHPQSDLTDLPPSATKPVAREDLADGGTLRWGINEFPGQWNPHHANGNLGTVETVLDGLLPSPFRTDAEGQAHPDPDYVEEVAVQTEPEQTVTLRLNPDARWSTGDPITWYDYAAMVGALAGENSGHQILGEAGYERISDVSPGRSEFEVVITFERPFADYASLFRLLLPADYTETPEGFNEGYAGDIPVTAGPFEVGGIDRTAQTITLVRNDDWWGAPARLDRIIYRSLAPEALDAAFLDGGIDVYTMPIDPGSYERISGASDGEIRAALAPDYRHITLNGQSPGLSDVDVRHAIFLAIDRRAIAESAFSAMNWSPNVLDNHFLLANQEGYADNSGAWGEHDPERAAELLEEAGWALEGEGADAVRTKDGEPLALRFTVPQGYAPALNEAELVQAMLGEVGIGVEIESVPGDHLFSDYIVPGNYDMVSFVNNGSGFPVSQSLLQWSDATVDDEEAPQWRGNVGRIGSPEIDAAMTDAMESLDPSEAIEHINEADRLLWEAGHTLPLYQRPELVAVRGSLANIGAPGFGRLDYADIGFTG
- a CDS encoding ABC transporter permease, encoding MGRFLLRRLAGHALLLVTVCSLAYLLAASALDPRSNYEGQQPPPPPHVVDAVLDRYNLNDRVPLSERYVTWAADVLAGDFGRTWDGRSVNEEMLRRVGVSLRLLAIGVTAGSVTGILLGAWAGSRQRGAVDRVSAVGAIAVISIPTVVIAVSLQTAALWANQAAGVDVFRTTGEFTPGLTDGFWAGLANRAQHLVLPTLTLALPQIAIYSRYQRNLMLDQVGADFVRTARAKGLTRRAALVRHALRTALIPAVTYFGYSFAALFTGAVFTEKVFGWHGVGEFLLDSVGRGDVNAVTAVCCFSALCVVAAALVVDVAHYLLDPRIRVG
- the dapF gene encoding diaminopimelate epimerase, with product MRFAKGHGTENDFVILPDPDGALDLTPARVAALCDRRAGIGGDGVLRVVRTKALGEPLPEGAATAESCEWFMDYRNADGSVAEMCGNGVRVFARYLIDSGHLAEHAFGVGTRAGARRVTVEDDGDITVDMGPVTALGEGSAVLARDVVHGRRISVGNPHLACRVDRPVAEIDLTAQPELDPAAFPDGANVEVFHEVGPDVLEMRVYERGAGETRSCGTGIVAAAAAATPEERGATWRVRVPGGECTVILDAEGARLRGPAVIVAEGEVRSALLSG
- the miaA gene encoding tRNA (adenosine(37)-N6)-dimethylallyltransferase MiaA, producing the protein MSRVIAVVGATAAGKSDLGVDLALRLGAEGVTGEIINADSMQLYRGMDIGTAKLTVAERRGVVHHLLDIWDVNETANVAAYQRMSRALIDGLRTAEHVPVLVGGSGLYVRAALDNLDFPGTDPVLRDRLEAELARVGPDPLHARLAERDPAAADAILASNGRRIVRALEVIELTGRPFTATMPEHVSRYPCVQIGLEVPRPELDDRIERRVEHMWAAGLVDEVRALEKAGLREGRTASRALGYAQVLDLLAGECDEATAKAETVRATRRFARRQESWFRRDPRVHWLPYDAPDLLDRAMALVESDPGGPLAD